In one Tessaracoccus palaemonis genomic region, the following are encoded:
- a CDS encoding ComF family protein has protein sequence MNPLLNAAADLLLGSSCPGCDKPGWGICPDCRAALERAPLILGGSPPVVAACDYRPLLMRIIPRYKDDGALHLAGVLGSLLALAVEELGVEPDAALVPVPSLPSVVRSRGLDHAARLAAVAGRRTGRPVARVLRRRAVGGHQRGLGRSGRAANLSGSMTARPLPGRVVLVDDVMTTGATLREATRALSAAGIPVAGIAVVARADKSRDSAAMG, from the coding sequence ATGAACCCGCTCCTCAACGCCGCCGCCGACCTGCTGCTCGGCTCCTCCTGCCCTGGCTGTGACAAGCCAGGCTGGGGCATCTGCCCCGACTGCCGCGCCGCACTGGAGCGGGCCCCGCTGATCCTGGGCGGATCACCGCCGGTGGTCGCCGCCTGCGACTACCGCCCGCTGCTGATGCGCATCATCCCGCGCTACAAGGACGACGGGGCCCTGCACCTCGCGGGGGTGCTCGGGAGTCTGCTCGCCCTGGCCGTCGAGGAGCTCGGGGTCGAACCGGACGCGGCACTCGTTCCCGTGCCGTCCCTGCCGTCGGTGGTGCGGTCCCGCGGCCTCGACCATGCCGCCCGCCTCGCCGCGGTGGCCGGGCGGCGGACGGGCCGACCGGTCGCCCGGGTCCTGAGGCGCCGTGCCGTCGGCGGGCACCAGCGAGGCCTCGGCAGGTCGGGGCGCGCGGCCAATCTCAGTGGATCCATGACAGCCCGGCCGCTCCCCGGACGGGTCGTCCTGGTAGACGACGTCATGACCACGGGCGCGACGCTGCGGGAGGCGACAAGGGCGCTCTCGGCGGCCGGGATTCCCGTGGCGGGGATCGCCGTGGTGGCCCGCGCGGACAAATCGCGCGACTCTGCTGCGATGGGCTGA
- the hpf gene encoding ribosome hibernation-promoting factor, HPF/YfiA family, whose translation MDIVVTGRHCTISPELREVVTDRLATVSRLRDRVIRVEVDFNVDDNTRDPAHATNVQLTLRSKGPVIRAEAMASDKMAAFDMALDKLKAQLRKAADRRKTHRGLRTALVADAVSTTAQQPETDGVETREIAGMVVTGDGPLVVREKEFDATPLTLAQALDEMELVGHDFFLYQDRDSGRPSVVYRRKAYNYGVLHLNVS comes from the coding sequence ATGGATATCGTCGTCACCGGCCGACACTGCACGATCAGCCCCGAGCTGAGGGAGGTCGTCACCGACCGCCTCGCCACCGTCTCGCGTCTGCGCGACAGGGTGATCCGCGTCGAGGTCGACTTCAACGTCGATGACAACACCAGGGATCCCGCCCACGCGACGAACGTGCAGCTGACCCTGCGCAGCAAGGGCCCCGTGATCCGTGCGGAGGCGATGGCCAGCGACAAGATGGCCGCCTTCGACATGGCCCTCGACAAGCTGAAGGCCCAGCTCCGCAAGGCCGCGGACCGTCGCAAGACCCACCGCGGGCTCCGGACGGCGCTGGTCGCCGACGCGGTGTCCACGACGGCGCAGCAGCCCGAGACCGACGGCGTGGAGACGCGCGAGATCGCGGGCATGGTCGTCACCGGAGACGGGCCGCTGGTCGTGCGCGAGAAGGAGTTCGACGCGACCCCGCTGACCCTGGCCCAGGCCCTGGACGAGATGGAGCTGGTCGGCCACGACTTCTTCCTCTACCAGGACAGGGACTCCGGTCGCCCGTCCGTGGTCTACCGCCGCAAGGCCTACAACTACGGTGTGCTGCACCTGAACGTCAGCTGA
- the mtrB gene encoding MtrAB system histidine kinase MtrB, with amino-acid sequence MFTTLTLSVVLLVLAGVLLLQQATAGVVEAKKEASLNEAAGVFEFMQEQLRTPDVRGAAVHEALNQLADLADAQAAQYRVVILGPTSTLVSAGIRAESVPDDLRSRVEESQGMFITPTEVVFTDTTVDPEPGWAIGASLVGTNGERYPIFYIFPMTSELKTLQALRSAVLVTGAALVVALAAVAYLVTAQVVGPVRKASTTALKLASGQLGERMPVRGTDDLASLARSMNRMAAQLQQRIRELETLSTLQQRFVSDVSHELRTPLTTIKMAADVLYEARDEMSALPRRSAELMATEIDRFDVLLADLLEISRFDAGAAVLALDDADVAALVDAEVAAVVPLADTLGVELSVELRTSDNTAAVDPRRIRRIVRNLVTNAVEHAEGRPVTITLASDADCVAVTVRDHGVGFEAEDASRVFDRFWRADPSRNRVVGGSGLGLSISLEDARLHRGQLSAWGRPGRGAQFRLVLPREPGCGIGHPPLPVIPVDDAPQEVA; translated from the coding sequence ATGTTCACCACGCTCACCCTGTCCGTCGTCCTGCTCGTGCTCGCCGGCGTGCTGCTCCTGCAGCAGGCGACCGCCGGTGTCGTGGAGGCGAAGAAGGAGGCCTCTCTCAACGAGGCGGCCGGCGTGTTCGAGTTCATGCAGGAGCAGCTCCGCACCCCCGACGTCCGGGGCGCCGCCGTGCACGAGGCGCTCAACCAGCTGGCCGACCTGGCCGATGCGCAGGCGGCGCAGTACCGCGTCGTCATCCTGGGCCCCACCTCGACGCTCGTCTCCGCCGGGATCAGGGCCGAATCGGTGCCCGATGACCTGCGCTCCCGGGTCGAGGAGTCGCAGGGCATGTTCATCACCCCCACCGAGGTGGTATTCACCGACACGACGGTGGACCCGGAACCCGGCTGGGCGATCGGCGCCTCCCTGGTGGGCACCAACGGCGAGCGATACCCCATCTTCTACATCTTCCCGATGACGTCCGAACTCAAGACGCTGCAGGCCCTGCGCAGCGCGGTCCTGGTGACAGGCGCCGCCCTGGTCGTGGCCCTGGCGGCCGTCGCCTACCTGGTGACCGCGCAGGTCGTCGGCCCGGTCAGGAAGGCGAGCACCACGGCCCTGAAGCTTGCCTCCGGGCAACTGGGGGAGCGGATGCCGGTGCGAGGGACCGACGACCTGGCCTCGTTGGCCCGCTCCATGAACCGGATGGCCGCTCAGCTGCAGCAGCGCATCCGCGAGCTCGAGACGCTGTCGACTCTGCAGCAGCGGTTCGTCAGCGACGTCTCGCACGAGCTGCGCACGCCGCTGACCACCATCAAGATGGCGGCAGACGTGCTGTACGAGGCGCGCGACGAGATGAGCGCACTGCCCCGACGGTCCGCCGAGCTGATGGCCACGGAGATCGACCGCTTCGACGTGCTGCTCGCCGACCTCCTCGAGATCTCGCGGTTCGACGCCGGCGCCGCGGTCCTGGCGCTCGACGACGCCGATGTCGCCGCGCTGGTCGACGCCGAGGTGGCAGCCGTCGTACCGCTGGCCGACACGCTGGGCGTGGAACTGAGCGTGGAGCTGCGCACATCGGACAACACCGCGGCGGTGGACCCGCGTCGCATCCGGCGGATCGTCCGCAACCTGGTGACCAATGCCGTCGAGCACGCGGAGGGTCGTCCGGTGACGATAACGCTGGCCTCGGACGCCGACTGCGTCGCGGTCACCGTCCGCGACCACGGCGTGGGCTTCGAGGCCGAGGACGCCAGCCGCGTCTTCGACCGGTTCTGGCGGGCCGACCCGAGCCGCAACCGCGTCGTCGGCGGATCCGGTCTCGGGCTGTCGATCTCGCTGGAGGATGCACGCCTGCACCGTGGTCAGCTGAGTGCCTGGGGGCGCCCGGGACGCGGCGCCCAGTTCCGGCTCGTCCTGCCGCGAGAGCCGGGGTGCGGCATCGGCCACCCACCCCTGCCGGTGATCCCTGTCGATGACGCCCCGCAGGAGGTCGCGTGA
- a CDS encoding GerMN domain-containing protein, producing MKRLLAAMTAVVVLTLVGCATLPTSGPVEEVPLSAQPPGIDVAPEPPADGVLPGRLVEGFLQAMADPSDDYAVARQYLTGDAARVWEPTSAVIYNGSVSSDNNSAGIDGQLLGRLDSGGHYTAANDTFTFDFGVVEENGQWRIGTPPAGLLLSSYIFDRYYSLVSLYYMARAGTHVVPEAIHLPETLVTPTSVVLALLEGPSPTIELNVTNAIPASVGLGPERATIDAQGVVTVDLTGLSDDLSTDARRRLGAQLIWSLTSVARMTGLVVTVDGMPYALPGATADGVLELSGQQGYQVLSRGSSPDLYGVRQGVAGQLSEAGDLIPISPRPDEVSEVAISLDGVSLAYVDTDRTRLLTGSSGGELTSVETGLTNLRHPQYVLGTLYVLGDEDGIPRIAEVDRSGTVEMLDLDLPNGAVLAGFAVSPTQARLALVVQTASERSLGVVGLLPDGTSTTPWVKLELVSSTGQELTDVHAVAWQAELSLAVLATGASIRSVYTTEVDGSLIEDLGPVSTDVDDISAMARLGGGNVAIRTGLGVVWRYEARTRWTRVADEISAISYSS from the coding sequence GTGAAACGCCTGCTGGCCGCCATGACGGCCGTCGTCGTCCTCACCCTCGTCGGATGCGCCACGCTCCCCACATCCGGGCCCGTCGAGGAGGTGCCGTTGTCCGCCCAGCCACCGGGCATCGACGTCGCGCCGGAGCCGCCGGCGGACGGGGTGCTCCCCGGCCGGCTCGTCGAGGGCTTCCTCCAGGCGATGGCGGACCCCAGCGACGACTACGCGGTCGCGAGGCAGTACCTCACGGGCGACGCTGCCCGTGTCTGGGAGCCGACCAGCGCCGTCATCTACAACGGCTCCGTGTCGTCGGACAACAACTCCGCAGGCATCGACGGTCAGCTGCTCGGCCGGCTGGACTCCGGGGGCCACTACACCGCCGCGAATGACACCTTCACCTTCGACTTCGGCGTCGTGGAGGAGAACGGCCAGTGGCGCATCGGAACACCCCCCGCCGGCCTGCTGCTCTCCAGCTACATCTTCGATCGCTACTACTCCCTCGTGTCGCTCTACTACATGGCGCGGGCCGGCACGCACGTCGTCCCCGAGGCCATCCACCTGCCTGAGACGCTGGTCACGCCCACCTCGGTCGTGCTCGCGCTCCTTGAAGGCCCGTCGCCGACCATCGAGCTGAACGTCACCAACGCCATCCCCGCTTCGGTCGGGCTCGGACCGGAACGGGCGACCATCGATGCCCAGGGCGTGGTGACCGTCGACCTGACGGGACTGAGTGACGATCTGAGCACCGACGCGCGCCGTCGCCTCGGCGCGCAGCTGATCTGGTCGCTGACGTCCGTGGCCCGGATGACCGGCCTCGTCGTCACCGTCGACGGCATGCCCTACGCGCTTCCGGGAGCCACCGCCGACGGCGTCCTCGAGCTGTCCGGCCAACAGGGCTACCAGGTGCTCTCCCGCGGCTCCAGCCCCGACCTGTACGGCGTGCGCCAGGGCGTCGCCGGGCAGCTGAGTGAGGCGGGCGACCTGATCCCCATCTCGCCCCGCCCGGACGAGGTCAGCGAGGTCGCCATCTCGCTGGACGGCGTGAGCCTCGCCTACGTCGACACCGACCGCACCCGGCTCCTGACCGGATCCTCCGGCGGCGAGCTGACCAGCGTCGAGACGGGCCTGACGAACCTCAGACACCCCCAGTACGTGCTCGGGACGCTCTACGTCCTGGGCGATGAGGACGGCATCCCGCGCATCGCCGAGGTCGACAGGTCCGGGACGGTCGAGATGCTGGACCTGGACCTCCCGAACGGCGCGGTGCTGGCGGGCTTCGCCGTCTCGCCGACGCAGGCGCGTCTCGCGCTGGTCGTGCAGACCGCCTCGGAACGCAGCCTCGGAGTCGTCGGGCTGCTGCCCGATGGCACCTCGACCACGCCCTGGGTGAAGCTCGAGCTGGTCAGTTCCACCGGCCAGGAACTCACCGACGTGCACGCGGTCGCCTGGCAGGCCGAGCTGTCGCTGGCGGTCCTCGCCACGGGCGCCAGCATCCGGTCCGTCTACACCACCGAGGTGGACGGCTCACTGATCGAGGACCTCGGGCCTGTCTCGACCGACGTCGACGACATCTCCGCCATGGCGCGCCTCGGCGGAGGCAACGTGGCCATCAGGACCGGCCTCGGCGTCGTGTGGCGCTACGAGGCCCGCACGCGCTGGACGCGGGTGGCCGACGAGATCTCGGCCATCTCCTACAGCTCCTGA